A single region of the Oncorhynchus keta strain PuntledgeMale-10-30-2019 chromosome 4, Oket_V2, whole genome shotgun sequence genome encodes:
- the LOC127924097 gene encoding LOW QUALITY PROTEIN: protocadherin gamma-C5-like (The sequence of the model RefSeq protein was modified relative to this genomic sequence to represent the inferred CDS: inserted 1 base in 1 codon) codes for MTKRMGYRDWRWLALWWHNFFLLWSTIDGQTRYTISEELKQGSVVGNLAKDLGLGLSEFLDRKLRVASEAGKQYFNVDAGKGELIVNERIDRETLCGQSASCVLPLQVVIENPLQLHRIEVEIRDINDNSPSFLTKELTLKIAESTVAGARFPLESAEDPDVGSNSLKSYTISKDECFTLKVKELGNGKKIPELVLEKPLDREKKSVHKLLLTALDGGNPVRSGTAEITITVLDVNDNFPVFEKSMYKVSVHENSAKGTFMIKLKATDIDEGQNGEINYSFGERTPESVLSTFNMDPDTGDIFLKGDLDFERATTYDIDITARDEGTPEMEGHCRVQVEVIDVNDNSPEIVLTSQPNPVRENALSGTVVALISARDLDSGNNGKVKLQLPIGYPFSLKPSFSNNYALVTSDVLDRESFSEYNIEITATDSGXPPRTTKKIIPVTIIDVNDNPPKFSQPFYNVYLKENGLPGSMLSSVSASDLDFGDNAKISYSILDSKAQDVSVSSYVYMNTDNGSIYSMHSFDYEKLKMFQILVQAKDHGSPSLSSNATVHVFILDQNDNAPAVIYPSAALGSLSHQKMPRSAKAGHLVTKVTAVDADSGHNAWISYKLVEATDASLFSVNLYTGR; via the exons ATGACAAAGAGAATGGGATACAGAGACTGGAGATGGCTGGCTCTTTGGTGGCATAATTTCTTTCTCTTGTGGAGTACAATAGACGGACAGACTCGCTACACCATCTCGGAGGAACTGAAACAGGGCTCTGTGGTAGGAAATCTAGCCAAAGATCTGGGTTTGGGACTATCTGAATTTTTAGACCGTAAACTGCGTGTCGCTTCTGAGGCTGGTAAGCAGTATTTCAATGTGGATGCGGGGAAGGGCGAGCTGATCGTCAATgagagaatagacagagagacGTTATGCGGACAAAGCGCCAGCTGCGTTTTACCTCTGCAGGTTGTCATTGAAAACCCGTTACAGTTGCACCGTATTGAGGTGGAAATACGAGACATAAATGACAATTCGCCTAGTTTTCTTACAAAGGAGCTCACATTGAAAATAGCAGAATCGACAGTTGCGGGCGCACGTTTTCCTTTGGAGAGTGCAGAGGACCCTGACGTGGGCAGTAATTCACTTAAATCCTATACTATTAGTAAAGATGAGTGTTTTACGTTGAAGGTAAAGGAGCTTGGTAATGGAAAGAAAATACCAGAACTAGTTTTAGAGAAGCCCTTAGACCGAGAGAAAAAATCTGTCCATAAACTACTGTTAACAGCTCTAGATGGAGGTAATCCTGTCAGATCCGGTACGGCAGAGATAACTATTACTGTGCTTGACGTAAACGATAATTTTCCAGTGTTTGAAAAGTCTATGTACAAAGTTTCTGTCCACGAAAATAGTGCAAAGGGGACATTTATGATTAAACTTAAAGCGACAGATATTGACGAGGGTCAAAATGGGGAAATAAACTATTCGTTTGGTGAGCGCACCCCTGAGTCTGTGCTTTCTACATTTAATATGGATCCAGACACAGGGGATATTTTTTTGAAGGGGGATTTAGATTTCGAAAGAGCTACAACATATGACATTGACATCACGGCGAGAGATGAAGGCACTCCTGAAATGGAAGGACACTGTCGCGTGCAGGTAGAGGTAATAGACGTTAACGACAATTCGCCTGAAATTGTCCTCACTTCCCAACCAAACCCGGTGCGCGAGAACGCGCTCAGTGGCACGGTAGTAGCTTTGATCAGTGCCCGGGACCTTGACTCCGGTAATAACGGTAAAGTGAAGTTACAGCTCCCGATAGGTTATCCTTTTAGTCTGAAACCTTCCTTTTCTAATAATTACGCACTGGTCACAAGTGATGTTTTAGACAGAGAGAGTTTCTCAGAGTATAATATTGAGATAACAGCCACTGATTCGG TCCCTCCCCGGACTACCAAGAAAATAATACCAGTCACTATCATTGATGTCAACGACAACCCCCCTAAATTCTCTCAGCCCTTCTATAATGTATATTTAAAAGAGAATGGACTACCAGGATCCATGCTATCCTCAGTATCAGCATCTGACCTGGATTTCGGGGATAATGCCAAGATCTCCTACTCCATCCTAGACTCCAAAGCGCAGGACGTTTCTGTATCTTCCTATGTGTACATGAACACTGATAATGGCAGTATCTACAGCATGCACTCGTTTGACTATGAGAAACTAAAGATGTTTCAGATTCTGGTGCAGGCCAAGGACCACGGctctccctctctgagcagcaacGCCACTGTCCATGTTTTTATCCTGGACCAGAACGACAACGCCCCCGCTGTTATTTACCCCTCCGCTGC